Genomic DNA from Lactococcus garvieae:
ACCTGGTATAATACCTATCTTTATCTTTATCTTAGTTGGTTCTCTAATCGCTGTGTGGATTCAAGCCGGGATTATTCCTACCCTTATGGTTGTCGGATTTAACATTATTAGCGTAAAGTGGTTTGTTCCCTCCGTCTTTATTGTCTGTGCAATTGTTGGTAGTGCTGTAGGAAGTGCCTTCACCGTGATGTCAACGATCGGTATTGCCTTCTTCGGCATCGGTGTAACTCTCGGACTCAACCCTGCTTTAATCGTTGGTGCGATCGTGTCCGGTGCCGTCTTTGGAGATAAGATGTCGCCACTGTCTGAATCTACAAATCTCACTGCTGCCGTTGTTGATGCTGATTTGTTTAAACACATTAAAAACCTCATGTGGTCAACACTCCCAGCATTTATCGTTTCTTTGACTCTATTTGCTCTCTTAGGTGTGACTCATCAAGCAGCAAGTTTGGACAAAATTGATGAAGTAACTAAAGTTTTACACGCGAACTTCTCTATCTCAGCTTGGGCTTTTCTTCCTATACTTCTCATGTTTGTCTGTGCTTGGAAAAAAATACCTGCTATCCTTACTATACTCTTGAATATTGGTGTTGCTTTAGTGATGATTTTCATCCAACAACCTGGTACAAAAATCACAGATTTAGGTTTATTGATTGATTCTGGTTTTAAGTCAGCAACAGGAAATCAAGAAATCGATCTCTTACTTTCTCGTGGCGGAATTGAAAGTATGATGCCTACTGTATCTTTAATCATCCTCACTTTATCGCTGGGTGGACTTCTCATGAAAACAGGCCTTGTTTCGACGGTCATGGATAGAGTTGCACATAAACTTTCCTCACCAAAAAGCTTGATTACAACAACTTTATTTACCAGTATTGGTGTAAATATTTTTATCGGGGAACAGTTTCTCTCTGTAATTCTTCCTGGGAATGCTTTTAAAGAAGTCTACAAAAAGGCAAACCTTGACCCCGTCGTTTTAGGTCGTACACTTGAAGATGGTGGAACCGTTATTAACTACTTGATTCCTTGGGGAATTGCTGGAAGTTTTGTTGCTAGTACATTTGGCGTTCCGACATTAACATACTTGCCTTTTGTTTTCTTTAGTTTATTCTCTCCTGTCTTTTCTCTCATCAGTGCCTTTACGGGACTTGGTGTAAAGAAGGCCACGGATATAAAAGCTCAAGATTTGATTTCTAAAACCCAAAATATATAAGAAAAAGCCATTAGAAAATCTAATGGCTTTTTTACTATACAACAACATTCAAGATAAGTGCACCCACTAGCCCCACAACGGCAATCAAGGTTTCTAAAAGCGACCATGTCAATAAAGTTTCTTTGACAGTTAAATTAAAATATTCTTTAAACATCCAGAAACCTGCATCATTAACATGACTAAAGAAAAGTGAGCCCGCCCCAGTAGCAATAACTAATAAGGCTGGATTTGTACCTGTTGCTGCCATTAATGGCAGAACAAGCCCTGCTGCTGTCAGTGCAGCGACAGTTGCAGACCCCAATGCCAAGCGGAGAACAACAGCAATCAACCACGCTAAAACCAATGGTGACAAATGGCTACCTTGGAAGATTTGAGCCACAGAATCACCTACACCACCATCAATAAGCACCTGCTTAAAGGCTCCGCCACCACCAATAATCAAGAGCATCATCGCAATCTGTTTAATAGAAGCTTCTGCGGATGTCATCAACTTCTTCATTGGAATCTTACGGAAAATTCCCATGGTAAAAATAGCAATAAGTAATGAAAGAAGCATAGCAACATCGGGACTACCAATAAAAGCGATTATATTATCTAATGCGCTAGGATTCTTTGGCGTTTTCCCCCCATGAGCCAGCATCACATATAAAGTAGAAACAGCCATTAAAAGGACGGGCATCAGTGAAGTGAGCGTTGAAGACAAGAAAGAAGGTGTATTTTCGAGTTTAAATTCTTTATACTCTCCTACAGTAGACAAATTTCCTTTTCTTGTGAAGGCATCTGGAACCATTTTTTTAGCAAACTTTGTAAACAGCGGCCCTGCAATCAGGACAGAAGGTACAGCAATAATGAAGCCATACAAGAGAACAAGTCCCATATTAGCCCCATAAACACCAGCAATAGCTGTTGGTCCAGGGTGAGGTGGAAGGAAACCATGAGCGACGGAGAGGGCGGCGACCATTGGAATACCTAAATAAAGAATTGGGATTGCCAGCTCGGCAGCAATAGCAAAGATAATAGGAATTAAAAGAACCATTCCGACTTCAAAGAAAAGTGCAATACCGATAATAAATGAAGCCAAAACTACGGCAAACTGAATTCTTTTTTGACCAAATTTATCAATTAAAGTATGGGCAATACGGTAAGCCCCTCCAGCATCAGCCACTAATCGACCAAGCATCGCACCAAAACCAAAGATAATTCCTAAGTGACCGAGTTGTCCTCCAATACCTGTCTCAATTGACGTTGGGATTTTGGCTAAGTCTATTCCAAGCATCATCGCAACAATAAATGAAACGATAACAAGAGATACAAAAGTATTCAACTTTGCTTTTCCAATCAAGAAAAGTAAAATTAGTACTCCAACTAAGACGATAAGTAAATCCATAAAAATCTCCTAACTTTTATTTCCGCTGGTAGTCAGCGATTGCCTTGTAACTTTCTTCAAAACTGCGCGCCAATTGTACAAACAAAATCGACAATTCTCGGTAAGAGGTGAAATTTTCCCTATTGGGTTCATATGTTGCATTGGAGCCAATCATCTGTTCAACCACGCCCAAATCATCAATTAGGCCCAAAGCTTTTTCTGCCATTACTACTGCGGCTAAGCAACCCGCTTCCCTGCTCTCTGGAACATTAATGGGTTGCTCAAATATATCTGCCAAGATTTGTGTCCACAGTTCAGAACTAACAAAACCTCCTGTAGCTTGAATCTGTCTTAAGTCTCCGGTAACTTCAATCAAACTCAGAGCAACCATATAAATATTAAACATGACACCTTCTAATACTGCACGCGCCATATGGTTACGGTTGTGTCCATGGTTTAGTCCAAAGAATGAGCCACGTGCATTTGCATCCCATATTGGTGCACGTTCCCCACCCAGATAAGGATGGAAAAGCAAGCCCTCTGCTCCCGCCTGAATTTGCGAAGCTATATCCGTAATTTCGTCAAAAGTGAGTTCTCCATCAAAAATCTGATCACGTATCCAACGAAAGACATCACCACCAGAATTAACCGGACCTCCAACTACCCAATGGTCCTTATCTAAAGCATAAGTAAAAGTTCTTGCCTTTGCATCAACACGCGGTTTATCAGTCACGACACGAATAGCTCCCGATGTACCGATTGTAATAGCCGCAACCCCTGGCTTGATAGCATTTACCCCTAGATTGGATAAGGGCCCATCACCAGCACCCCACACAAACTTCGTTTCTTGTGGTATCCCCATCTTCTTAGCGTATTCTGATGGCATGCCTTGATCAATTTCGTAAGGTTCTACCACCTGAGGCAGTTGGTCTTCTGAAACGCCCGTCAATTCCAAAACTTCTTTATCCCATTCCAGACTATGAATATTGAAAATTCCGGTGCCAGTAGCTACGGATAAGTCCATTTTATTGCTTTGAAAAAGACGGTGAAAAATATAACCTTTTAAGTCCAGATAATGAGCGGCCTTTCTGAATATCTCTGACTTTTCCTTCCTCAGCCATAAGAGTTTAGACAAAGGAGCCATTGGATGAATCGGTGTGCCCGTCCTTTTGTAAATTTCCAATCCTTGTCCTGAAGCTTTCAATGCATCAGTGTAAGCGACCGCACGTGTATCAGCCCAAGTAATGACTCTTGTGAGCGGTGCCCAATTTTTATCAAAAGCAATCAAAGAATGCAGCTGTGTACTAAAAGATACGGCTAAGAGTTGGTCCTCTTCTTCGAGATGGATTGAAACTTCACGTATCGTAATCAAAACGGCTTCAAAAATATCTTCTAAAGCTTCCTCAGCCATACCACTGGAATCCCGATAAAGCGTATACCCATGACTACTACTTGCTACAATTTCTCCGTCTTTTTTAAAGAGCACAGCTTTCGTCGCAGTTGTTCCTAAATCAAGTCCAATCAAATATTCCATTTTTTCTCCTTATTTTTCAACGACTGCATGTCCACCAAAACCATTGCGTAAAGCGGCAACAACTTTCCCTGTCATACTGTCTTCCTGCAGACTACGATTACGCATCATAAGAGATAAAGCGATAATCGGAGCTGGGATTTCTAAATCTAAACTTTCTTCCACGGTCCATTTCCCTTCTCCAGAGGCAGCAACTTTTCCTGCAATTTCGTCTAATTTAGGATCTTGAGCAAATTGTGCTTCAGCCAGCTCCATCAACCAGCTACGAATAACGGAGCCATGATTCCAAAGTTTAGCTACCGCCTCATAATCATACTCATAAGGTGAAGCTTCCAAAATTTCAAACCCTTCAGCGATAGCCTGCATCATGCCATATTCAATACCATTATGAATCATCTTCAAATAATGTCCACTCCCTAATTTTCCAGTATAAAGATAGCCATCTTCTTGTGCCAATGCTTCAAAAAGAGGTTCTATTATTTTCCAAGCTTCTTCATCATCGCCACCAATCATAAAATTACCACCTGAACGTGCACCTGCCATGCCCCCAGAAGTTCCTACATCAAAGAAATGTATTCCCTTCATTTTTAGCTGATCATTTTGCTTCAAATTATCCTTATAATTAGAATTCCCGCCATCAATAAGAATATCACCTGCGCCAAGACGTTCAGATAACGTGTCAATCGTTGCATTTGTTGGTTCTCCTGCTGGTAACATCACCCATACTATCTTAGGATGAGGCAGTTCACTTATAAAATTTTCTAAACTTCGAGCAGGAGTAATTTTGTCGGAAAATTTTTCTGCTTCAGTGACCGCTGCATTATCCTGGTCAAAGGCCACAACTTCTATCCCGTGGTCGACGGCATTTTTCACTAAGTTATAACCCATTTTTCCTAGGCCAATCATTCCAAATTTCATATTTTTTGCACCCCTTAATTTATCTGTCAATATTTTGATAACGCTTTCTTTTATTATAAGTAATTCTTTTTCATTTGTCAACAATTTAAATGTAAATGTTTTTCTGTTAAAAATTGCACAAAAAAATAATCCGGACACTCTGACTGGTCGGATTATTTTATCTCTATTTAATTTTTACAACAAAGGCTTCATAAGGTTTAAGTATGATTTCTCCCACATCCTTTATAGTATGTGGATAGTTCTGAATTACT
This window encodes:
- the nhaC gene encoding Na+/H+ antiporter NhaC codes for the protein MKKINQPSMMEASIMLTIVIATIAVSVIGFKVAPNIAILFAIGIILIYMSAKRLPFDTIHDGIVSGIKPGIIPIFIFILVGSLIAVWIQAGIIPTLMVVGFNIISVKWFVPSVFIVCAIVGSAVGSAFTVMSTIGIAFFGIGVTLGLNPALIVGAIVSGAVFGDKMSPLSESTNLTAAVVDADLFKHIKNLMWSTLPAFIVSLTLFALLGVTHQAASLDKIDEVTKVLHANFSISAWAFLPILLMFVCAWKKIPAILTILLNIGVALVMIFIQQPGTKITDLGLLIDSGFKSATGNQEIDLLLSRGGIESMMPTVSLIILTLSLGGLLMKTGLVSTVMDRVAHKLSSPKSLITTTLFTSIGVNIFIGEQFLSVILPGNAFKEVYKKANLDPVVLGRTLEDGGTVINYLIPWGIAGSFVASTFGVPTLTYLPFVFFSLFSPVFSLISAFTGLGVKKATDIKAQDLISKTQNI
- the gntK gene encoding gluconokinase, coding for MEYLIGLDLGTTATKAVLFKKDGEIVASSSHGYTLYRDSSGMAEEALEDIFEAVLITIREVSIHLEEEDQLLAVSFSTQLHSLIAFDKNWAPLTRVITWADTRAVAYTDALKASGQGLEIYKRTGTPIHPMAPLSKLLWLRKEKSEIFRKAAHYLDLKGYIFHRLFQSNKMDLSVATGTGIFNIHSLEWDKEVLELTGVSEDQLPQVVEPYEIDQGMPSEYAKKMGIPQETKFVWGAGDGPLSNLGVNAIKPGVAAITIGTSGAIRVVTDKPRVDAKARTFTYALDKDHWVVGGPVNSGGDVFRWIRDQIFDGELTFDEITDIASQIQAGAEGLLFHPYLGGERAPIWDANARGSFFGLNHGHNRNHMARAVLEGVMFNIYMVALSLIEVTGDLRQIQATGGFVSSELWTQILADIFEQPINVPESREAGCLAAVVMAEKALGLIDDLGVVEQMIGSNATYEPNRENFTSYRELSILFVQLARSFEESYKAIADYQRK
- a CDS encoding gluconate:H+ symporter — translated: MDLLIVLVGVLILLFLIGKAKLNTFVSLVIVSFIVAMMLGIDLAKIPTSIETGIGGQLGHLGIIFGFGAMLGRLVADAGGAYRIAHTLIDKFGQKRIQFAVVLASFIIGIALFFEVGMVLLIPIIFAIAAELAIPILYLGIPMVAALSVAHGFLPPHPGPTAIAGVYGANMGLVLLYGFIIAVPSVLIAGPLFTKFAKKMVPDAFTRKGNLSTVGEYKEFKLENTPSFLSSTLTSLMPVLLMAVSTLYVMLAHGGKTPKNPSALDNIIAFIGSPDVAMLLSLLIAIFTMGIFRKIPMKKLMTSAEASIKQIAMMLLIIGGGGAFKQVLIDGGVGDSVAQIFQGSHLSPLVLAWLIAVVLRLALGSATVAALTAAGLVLPLMAATGTNPALLVIATGAGSLFFSHVNDAGFWMFKEYFNLTVKETLLTWSLLETLIAVVGLVGALILNVVV
- the gnd gene encoding phosphogluconate dehydrogenase (NAD(+)-dependent, decarboxylating) translates to MKFGMIGLGKMGYNLVKNAVDHGIEVVAFDQDNAAVTEAEKFSDKITPARSLENFISELPHPKIVWVMLPAGEPTNATIDTLSERLGAGDILIDGGNSNYKDNLKQNDQLKMKGIHFFDVGTSGGMAGARSGGNFMIGGDDEEAWKIIEPLFEALAQEDGYLYTGKLGSGHYLKMIHNGIEYGMMQAIAEGFEILEASPYEYDYEAVAKLWNHGSVIRSWLMELAEAQFAQDPKLDEIAGKVAASGEGKWTVEESLDLEIPAPIIALSLMMRNRSLQEDSMTGKVVAALRNGFGGHAVVEK